One genomic window of Gallaecimonas sp. GXIMD4217 includes the following:
- a CDS encoding IS110 family transposase, which translates to MNDKNQLQIHVGVDVGKSKLDIGLHPLNLHFSVPNDEEHIPKVIQLLKQHQVQSIVTEATGRYEHAFVFACDKAELPVIVVNPIQIRRFAQAIGVLAKTDKIDAAVIARFAATIKPEYKSIPDEQSRLIKDLLIRRTQLLEMATMEKNRLQILPKALHSSLSSVLKTLEKQIDSITKQLDVLVVQAKHWRTKSEILTSVPGVGKVLAYTLLSELPELGRLNRKEIAALVGVAPMNRESGSYNGKRRIRGGRHRVRTVMFMAMMSAIQCNPVFRRYYAHLKAAGKLPKVALIACMRKLIVILNTMVKNGEKWCEKTA; encoded by the coding sequence ATGAACGACAAAAACCAACTTCAGATCCATGTCGGCGTCGATGTCGGCAAGTCCAAGCTCGATATTGGGCTCCATCCCTTAAACCTTCATTTCAGCGTGCCTAACGACGAAGAGCATATCCCGAAGGTGATCCAGCTACTCAAGCAGCATCAAGTACAAAGCATCGTCACCGAAGCCACGGGCCGCTATGAGCATGCCTTTGTCTTCGCCTGCGACAAGGCCGAACTGCCGGTCATCGTTGTCAATCCCATCCAGATCCGCCGCTTCGCCCAGGCCATCGGTGTGCTCGCCAAGACGGACAAGATCGATGCCGCCGTCATTGCCCGCTTCGCCGCCACCATCAAGCCGGAGTACAAGTCCATACCAGACGAACAATCCAGGTTGATCAAGGACTTGCTTATCAGGCGCACCCAACTGCTGGAGATGGCCACCATGGAGAAGAACCGTCTGCAGATCCTGCCCAAGGCGCTCCATAGCTCGCTCTCATCTGTGCTGAAAACCTTGGAAAAGCAAATCGACTCGATCACCAAACAGCTTGATGTGCTGGTCGTCCAAGCCAAGCATTGGCGCACAAAGTCCGAGATCCTGACCAGTGTGCCCGGCGTTGGAAAAGTGCTGGCCTATACCTTGCTCAGCGAACTGCCGGAGCTTGGCAGACTCAACCGAAAGGAAATCGCCGCCTTGGTCGGGGTCGCGCCAATGAACCGGGAGAGTGGTTCCTATAACGGCAAGCGTCGCATCCGAGGTGGCCGGCACCGGGTCCGCACTGTGATGTTCATGGCCATGATGTCGGCCATTCAATGCAACCCGGTTTTCAGGCGTTACTACGCCCATCTGAAGGCAGCCGGGAAGCTTCCGAAGGTGGCTCTTATCGCCTGCATGCGCAAGCTGATCGTCATCCTCAATACCATGGTCAAGAACGGCGAGAAATGGTGCGAAAAAACGGCCTGA
- a CDS encoding DUF5677 domain-containing protein, giving the protein MKNKNAWDEAVSLFSEYFRSLEDSPKSLVRNVKMVLAARFINHLYSSFILVESGMISDAITCERSAIEVLAAYKLLCVKPDLAEKYNKGKFLKPYEVRDKLENLGYPEEKDKIKNIYSSASGITHVNRDHERFTSEWEKENNGVLYVGGRFSEPDALHMLEFLPALIHWYLMPLE; this is encoded by the coding sequence ATGAAAAATAAGAACGCTTGGGACGAAGCGGTATCTTTATTTTCGGAGTATTTTCGGAGTCTAGAGGATTCCCCAAAATCTTTAGTTCGGAATGTTAAAATGGTTTTGGCTGCTCGTTTTATAAACCATCTTTATTCTTCCTTTATTCTGGTTGAGAGCGGAATGATTTCAGATGCGATTACTTGTGAAAGGTCGGCAATAGAAGTTTTAGCAGCTTATAAACTTCTTTGCGTAAAACCTGACTTGGCAGAAAAATATAATAAAGGAAAATTTCTCAAACCATATGAAGTGCGAGATAAACTTGAAAATTTAGGGTATCCAGAAGAGAAAGATAAAATTAAAAATATTTATAGCTCTGCAAGTGGTATAACTCATGTAAATCGAGATCATGAACGGTTTACGAGTGAATGGGAAAAAGAAAACAATGGCGTTTTATATGTTGGTGGTAGATTTAGTGAACCTGATGCTTTGCATATGCTGGAGTTCCTACCTGCGTTAATTCACTGGTATTTAATGCCGTTAGAGTAA
- a CDS encoding IS5 family transposase, translating into MGKARHKISNWAAYNRALVNRGSLTVWMDEAAIRHWRCQQHHGGRGRGFEYSDTAIETALMLKGLFNLPLRALEGFINSLFRLMEVPLSSPSYSCISKRAKTVTIRYRRRSQGDMTHLVIDATGLKVFGEGEWKTRKHGKEKRRVWRKLHLAVDADSHAVVAAEVSLDKVGDNEVLPFLLNPLRRRIERVSADGAYDSKGCHRLVMRKGARAVIPPRKTAGFWEDGHPRNEAVAALKAGRLDEWKVRSGYHRRSLAETAMFRYKQLIGPKLSLRDYNGQVAEALAGVKVMNKVIGLGMPERQQVN; encoded by the coding sequence ATGGGCAAGGCCAGACACAAGATCAGCAACTGGGCAGCGTACAACCGCGCATTGGTCAACAGGGGGTCATTGACCGTCTGGATGGACGAGGCCGCCATCCGTCATTGGCGCTGCCAGCAGCACCACGGTGGCCGGGGGCGAGGCTTTGAGTACAGCGATACCGCCATCGAGACGGCGCTGATGCTGAAGGGCCTCTTCAACCTGCCGCTGCGGGCCCTGGAGGGCTTTATCAACTCCCTGTTTCGACTGATGGAGGTGCCGCTGTCCTCGCCCAGTTACAGCTGTATCAGCAAGCGTGCCAAGACGGTGACTATCCGCTATCGCCGGCGCAGCCAGGGCGACATGACCCACCTGGTCATTGACGCCACCGGCCTCAAGGTGTTCGGCGAAGGGGAGTGGAAGACACGCAAGCACGGCAAGGAGAAGCGGCGTGTCTGGCGTAAGCTGCACCTGGCGGTGGATGCCGACAGCCATGCCGTCGTTGCCGCCGAAGTCAGCCTGGATAAGGTTGGCGACAACGAAGTGTTGCCGTTCCTGCTGAACCCGCTTCGCCGTCGCATCGAACGAGTCAGTGCCGACGGTGCCTACGACAGCAAGGGGTGCCATCGGCTGGTAATGAGAAAGGGCGCCAGGGCTGTTATTCCACCGCGCAAGACAGCAGGGTTCTGGGAGGATGGCCATCCCAGAAACGAAGCGGTGGCGGCGCTCAAGGCCGGTCGCCTTGATGAATGGAAAGTCCGCAGCGGCTATCACCGGCGTTCCCTGGCAGAAACGGCGATGTTTCGGTACAAGCAGCTGATTGGCCCAAAGCTGAGCCTGCGCGACTACAACGGCCAGGTTGCCGAGGCTCTGGCCGGGGTGAAGGTGATGAACAAAGTCATAGGACTGGGTATGCCCGAACGCCAGCAGGTCAATTAA
- a CDS encoding integron integrase, with amino-acid sequence MKSPFLESIRREMRLRQYSMRTEKTYLYWIRCYIHFYRKRHPAEMDERHVRIFLSWLAVERHVAVNTQKVALNALNFLYGKVLERPLAELGFQLAQKPRYLPAVLSADEVRAVFAVMAGGQLLIMKLLYGTGMRISECLRLRVQDLDFSHGVITVHDGKGKKDRTTLLPACLVAALEQRITRALALQAGDIALGSGASMPAALARKYPNAWRTPGWMFVFPATRVGEHPVTGRLCRHHLHDSVPRKALKAALAQLPGLHKRVTCHTFRHSFASQLLANGYDIRTVQELLGHSDLKTTQIYTHILGSHFSGVTSPVESLERVEEGGARYRPAVAR; translated from the coding sequence ATGAAGAGTCCTTTTCTGGAATCCATTCGCCGTGAAATGCGGTTGCGTCAGTACAGCATGCGAACGGAGAAGACCTACCTGTATTGGATACGTTGCTACATCCACTTTTATCGCAAGCGTCATCCCGCCGAGATGGATGAGCGCCATGTCCGTATCTTCCTGAGCTGGCTGGCCGTGGAGCGCCATGTGGCCGTTAATACCCAGAAGGTGGCCTTGAACGCGTTGAACTTCCTTTATGGTAAGGTTCTGGAAAGGCCGCTGGCGGAGCTTGGCTTTCAGTTGGCCCAAAAGCCCAGGTACTTGCCCGCAGTGTTGTCCGCCGACGAGGTGAGGGCCGTCTTTGCAGTCATGGCGGGCGGGCAACTGTTGATCATGAAACTGCTGTACGGTACCGGCATGCGTATCAGCGAGTGCCTGCGTCTGCGGGTACAGGATCTGGACTTTTCCCACGGCGTTATCACCGTCCACGACGGCAAGGGAAAGAAGGATCGCACCACCTTGTTGCCGGCTTGTTTGGTCGCGGCTCTGGAGCAGCGCATCACTCGCGCGTTGGCGCTTCAGGCTGGTGATATCGCGCTGGGCTCTGGCGCGTCCATGCCGGCGGCGCTGGCCCGCAAGTACCCCAATGCCTGGCGCACGCCGGGATGGATGTTCGTTTTTCCGGCAACTCGGGTTGGCGAACACCCGGTGACGGGCCGCCTCTGCCGCCATCACCTGCATGACAGCGTGCCAAGAAAGGCCCTGAAGGCGGCGCTGGCCCAGCTGCCCGGGTTGCACAAGCGGGTGACCTGCCACACCTTTCGCCATAGCTTTGCCAGCCAGTTGCTGGCCAACGGTTACGATATCCGCACCGTCCAGGAGCTGCTTGGCCACAGCGACCTGAAAACCACCCAGATCTATACGCACATCCTGGGCAGCCATTTCAGCGGCGTGACAAGCCCGGTGGAAAGCCTGGAACGGGTAGAGGAGGGCGGGGCACGCTACCGCCCTGCCGTGGCGCGATAG
- a CDS encoding IS5 family transposase: MGKARHKISNWAAYNRALVNRGSLTVWMDEAAIRHWRCQQHHGGRGRGFEYSDTAIETALMLKGLFNLPLRALEGFINSLFRLMEVPLSSPSYSCISKRAKTVTIRYRRRSQGDMTHLVIDATGLKVFGEGEWKTRKHGKEKRRVWRKLHLAVDADSHAVVAAEVSLDKVGDNEVLPFLLNPLRRRIERVSADGAYDSKGCHRLVMRKGARAVIPPRKTAGFWEDGHPRNEAVAALKAGRLDEWKSRSGYHRRSLAETAMSRYKQLIGPKLSLRDYNGQVAEALAGVKVMNKVIGLGMPERQQVG; the protein is encoded by the coding sequence GAGGCCGCCATCCGCCATTGGCGCTGCCAGCAGCACCACGGTGGCCGGGGGCGAGGCTTTGAGTACAGCGATACCGCCATCGAGACGGCGCTGATGCTGAAGGGCCTCTTCAACCTGCCGCTGCGGGCCCTGGAGGGCTTTATCAACTCCCTGTTTCGACTGATGGAGGTGCCGCTGTCCTCGCCCAGTTACAGCTGTATCAGCAAGCGTGCCAAGACGGTGACTATCCGCTATCGCCGGCGCAGCCAGGGCGACATGACCCACCTGGTCATTGACGCCACCGGCCTCAAGGTGTTCGGCGAAGGGGAGTGGAAGACACGCAAGCACGGCAAGGAGAAGCGGCGCGTCTGGCGTAAGCTGCACCTGGCGGTGGATGCCGACAGTCATGCCGTCGTTGCCGCCGAAGTCAGCCTGGATAAGGTCGGCGACAACGAAGTGTTGCCGTTCCTGCTGAACCCGCTTCGCCGTCGCATCGAACGAGTCAGTGCCGACGGTGCCTACGACAGCAAGGGGTGCCATCGGCTGGTAATGAGAAAGGGCGCCAGGGCTGTTATTCCACCGCGCAAGACAGCAGGGTTCTGGGAGGATGGCCATCCCAGAAACGAAGCGGTGGCGGCGCTCAAGGCCGGTCGCCTTGATGAATGGAAAAGTCGCAGTGGCTATCACCGGCGTTCCCTGGCAGAAACGGCGATGTCCCGCTACAAGCAGCTGATTGGCCCAAAGCTGAGCCTGCGCGACTACAACGGCCAGGTTGCCGAAGCCCTGGCCGGGGTGAAGGTGATGAACAAAGTCATAGGACTGGGTATGCCCGAACGCCAGCAGGTCGGCTAA
- a CDS encoding IS110 family transposase, whose translation MSKANTLFIGLDVHKETTDVAWVSDQLGEAVQYHGTILTNIRSFDKLIKNQLAKATKLCVIYEAGPCGFWLYRYLQRRGVECWVIAPALIPKAPGDKVKTDKRDAMTLARLARSGDLQPIYVPDERDEAIRDLIRCREDAMLDLRQARQRLKSFLLRHGHPCSGRQNWTEAYRRHLADISFAEPASKITYQHYINIVTERYERLQRLELELQTLADSWRWYPLVQRLTVLRGIRFLSAVTLVAELGDLRRFASPRSLMNFVGLTPAEHSSGQREWRGGITKCGNSHARRILIEAAWAYRFPPKVSRELETRQQGHSIKLQSRSWEIQQRLCGRFRALKARGKEYNKVVTAVARELSGYLWELAQDFDVDLPRVSC comes from the coding sequence ATGTCTAAAGCTAACACACTTTTCATCGGGTTGGATGTACACAAGGAAACCACTGACGTCGCATGGGTTTCAGATCAATTGGGAGAGGCGGTGCAATATCATGGCACCATCCTCACCAACATCCGCTCTTTTGATAAACTCATTAAGAATCAATTAGCCAAAGCCACCAAACTATGCGTGATCTACGAGGCAGGACCTTGTGGCTTTTGGCTATATCGCTATCTGCAACGGCGCGGTGTTGAGTGTTGGGTCATTGCTCCGGCACTTATTCCGAAAGCGCCTGGCGACAAAGTGAAAACCGACAAGCGCGACGCCATGACCTTGGCGCGTCTGGCCCGCAGTGGTGATTTACAGCCTATCTACGTCCCGGATGAGCGGGATGAAGCTATTCGCGACCTTATTCGTTGCCGGGAAGACGCCATGCTGGACCTGCGTCAGGCCCGGCAGAGACTCAAATCTTTCCTGCTACGTCACGGTCACCCATGTTCGGGCAGGCAGAACTGGACCGAGGCCTATCGTCGCCATCTGGCCGACATCAGCTTTGCAGAGCCTGCCAGTAAAATCACCTATCAGCATTACATCAATATCGTCACCGAACGGTATGAACGCTTGCAGCGGCTGGAGCTTGAGCTGCAGACCCTGGCCGACTCGTGGCGCTGGTACCCGTTGGTGCAAAGACTGACGGTACTCAGGGGGATCCGCTTCCTCTCGGCCGTCACCTTGGTGGCCGAGCTTGGAGACTTGCGCCGCTTTGCTTCCCCCCGATCCCTGATGAACTTTGTGGGTTTGACGCCCGCTGAGCACTCGAGTGGTCAGCGGGAGTGGCGGGGAGGCATCACCAAGTGCGGCAACAGCCACGCCCGACGAATATTGATTGAAGCCGCCTGGGCTTACCGTTTCCCGCCGAAAGTATCGCGAGAGTTGGAAACACGGCAGCAAGGGCATTCCATCAAGCTGCAGAGTCGCTCCTGGGAGATCCAACAACGATTATGCGGGCGATTCCGTGCACTCAAGGCCCGGGGCAAGGAGTACAACAAAGTGGTCACGGCCGTCGCCCGGGAACTAAGTGGTTACCTCTGGGAGCTGGCACAAGACTTTGACGTGGATTTGCCACGGGTTAGTTGCTAA